In Fusarium falciforme chromosome 9, complete sequence, the following are encoded in one genomic region:
- a CDS encoding DUF3669 domain-containing protein, producing the protein MSDDIEALSKSVHALGLSYIPDESRHHSPKLVDSQLKHVLSLNRIVSTSSSFSRKHTVAQFEQSDGFRKVGAGACGAIFGQHGKSLVIKLAKVSDDNELWNDYVKHKILLEQFKLHQVTSVKIPKCYGFVPRDRQEFWDNNKALVEAAQSVCHLPTHGLCTEKILPLPGLTRQLLIERFCAESGKTKALNDPANQDCLVRVYLGSQKGRSGGMFFSLRNFKMHLNHVIELDLGVEEIALGMATALAVMHWGAKTDARDVEFALGSVTEPLPSMSAADIAALPPNTWTGPPSDDLEDFHHRKTVLWLLDFNQVRTITMDAEGIAMAVQAFGINDPYYPRPLQESTVAQGLWDQFVKVYLETAGRVLAGEPEEIRDLPNQFIQGVVRLEEEKQKKISSVP; encoded by the coding sequence ATGTCCGACGATATTGAAGCTCTCTCGAAGTCGGTCCATGCTCTAGGGTTGTCCTATATACCTGATGAGTCCCGACACCACTCCCCAAAGCTCGTGGATAGTCAGCTTAAACACGTTTTGTCCTTGAACCGAATCGTctcgacatcctcatcctttAGCAGGAAGCACACAGTGGCCCAATTTGAGCAATCCGATGGCTTTAGAAAAGTCGGCGCGGGAGCATGCGGAGCGATATTCGGTCAGCATGGGAAATCCCTAGTCATCAAACTGGCCAAGGTCAGCGATGATAACGAGCTGTGGAACGACTACGTCAAGCACAAGATCCTCCTGGAGCAGTTCAAACTCCATCAAGTCACCTCAGTGAAGATCCCCAAGTGTTACGGCTTCGTACCGAGAGACCGACAAGAATTTTGGGACAACAACAAGGCTCTCGTGGAAGCAGCCCAGTCCGTTTGTCATCTCCCAACCCACGGGCTCTGCACTGAGAAGATACTCCCACTCCCGGGGCTAACGCGACAACTACTCATCGAACGATTCTGCGCGGAGTCAGGGAAGACCAAAGCACTCAATGATCCAGCAAACCAGGACTGCCTGGTACGAGTCTACCTTGGATCACAGAAGGGGAGAAGCGGCGGGATGTTCTTCTCCCTGCGCAACTTTAAAATGCACCTCAACCATGTTATTGAGCTGGACCTTGGAGTGGAGGAGATCGCCTTAGGAATGGCGACTGCCCTTGCGGTGATGCACTGGGGGGCGAAGACGGACGCAAGAGATGTTGAATTTGCCCTTGGGAGCGTCACGGAGCCTCTGCCAAGTATGAGCGCCGCAGATATCGCTGCCCTGCCTCCAAACACTTGGACTGGCCCCCCCAGTGATGACCTGGAAGACTTCCATCATCGAAAAACTGTCCTGTGGCTCCTAGACTTTAACCAAGTCAgaaccatcaccatggacGCCGAGGGCATCGCCATGGCAGTCCAGGCCTTTGGGATAAATGACCCATATTACCCAAGGCCGCTACAAGAGTCCACAGTCGCTCAGGGTCTGTGGGATCAATTTGTCAAAGTTTACCTGGAGACAGCTGGGAGAGTCTTGGCGGGGGAACCAGAGGAGATCCGAGATCTGCCAAATCAGTTTATCCAGGGGGTGGTgaggttggaggaggagaagcagaagaagataTCGTCGGTTCCCTAA
- a CDS encoding H/ACA ribonucleoprotein complex subunit CBF5: MSKEVAVVKKGSEEDEYTIKPQATTPALDTSSWPLLLKNYDKLLVRTGHFTPIPNGCSPLKRDLKQYISSGVINLDKPSNPSSHEVVAWVKRILRCEKTGHSGTLDPKVTGCLIVCVDRATRLVKSQQGAGKEYVAVIRLHDKLPGGQAQFARALETLTGALFQRPPLISAVKRQLRIRTIHESKLIEFDNDRHLGVFWVSCEAGTYIRTLCVHLGLLLGVGGHMQELRRVRSGAMDETKGLVTLHDVLDAQWQMDNTRDESYLRKVISPLETLLTSYKRLVVKDSAVNAVCYGAKLMLPGLLRYEAAIEHHEEVVLMTTKGEAIALGIAQMSTVEMSTCDHGVVAKVKRCIMERDLYPRRWGLGPVALEKKKLKADGKLDKFGRPNDATPAKWTSEYKDFSGNDTSAAAAAAAPATPAKESEDTPMAEAAPSSPAAEDSKDKKRKKHEGETAEEKAERKRRKAEKKAAKAAKKAAKGEAMDDDSD; the protein is encoded by the exons ATGTCCAAGGAAGTCGCGGTCGTGAAGAAGGGgtcggaggaggatgagtaCACCATCAAGCCCCAGGCCACCACGCCTGCTCTTGACACGAGCTCGTGGCCGCTCCTGCTCAAGAACTACGACAAGC TCCTCGTGCGAACTGGTCACTTCACCCCGATCCCCAATGGCTGCTCGCCTCTGAAGCGCGACCTCAAGCAGTACATCAGCTCTGGtgtcatcaacctcgacaagcCTTCTAACCCTTCCTCTCACGAGGTTGTCGCTTGGGTCAAGCGCATTCTCCG ATGTGAAAAGACTGGCCACAGTGGTACTCTCGATCCCAAGGTCACGGGCTGCCTGATTGTCTGCGTTGACCGCGCCACCCGTCTCGTCAAGTCCCAACAAGGTGCTGGAAAGGAGTACGTGGCTGTCATCCGCCTCCACGACAAGCTGCCCGGTGGCCAGGCTCAGTTCGCCCGCGCTCTCGAGACTCTCACCGGTGCGCTGTTCCAGCGTCCCCCCTTGATCTCTGCCGTCAAGCGTCAGCTCCGTATCCGAACCATCCACGAGAGCAAGCTCATCGAGTTCGACAATGACCGACACCTGGGTGTCTTCTGGGTCAGCTGCGAGGCCGGTACCTATATCCGAACTCTCTGCGTCCACCTGGGTCTTCTTCTCGGTGTCGGCGGCCACATGCAGGAGCTTCGACGTGTTCGCAGTGGTGCCATGGACGAGACCAAGGGCCTGGTCACCCTCCACGACGTTCTCGATGCTCAGTGGCAGATGGACAACACCCGCGATGAGTCGTACTTGCGCAAGGTCATCTCGCCTCTTGAGACTCTCCTGACTTCCTACAAGCGTCTGGTCGTCAAGGACAGCGCCGTCAACGCTGTGTGCTACGGTGCCAAGCTGATGCTCCCCGGTCTCCTGCGATACG AGGCTGCCATTGAGCACCACGAGGAGGTCGTCCTCATGACCACCAAGGGTGAGGCTATTGCTCTGGGTATTGCTCAGATGTCCACTGTCGAGATGTCGACCTGCGACCACGGTGTCgttgccaaggtcaagcgATGCATCATGGAGCGCGACCTGTACCCCCGCCGATGGGGTCTCGGCCCTGTTGcccttgagaagaagaagctcaaggccgacgGCAAGCTCGACAAGTTCGGCCGCCCCAACGATGCCACTCCCGCCAAGTGGACTTCTGAGTACAAGGACTTCAGCGGCAACGACacctctgctgctgctgccgccgccgctcctGCTACTCCCGCCAAGGAGAGCGAGGATACCCCCATGGCCGAGGCCGCTCCCTCGTCGCCTGCTGCTGAGGacagcaaggacaagaagcgcaagaagcaCGAGGGCGAGACGGCAGAGGAGAAGGCTGAGCGGAAACGACGAAaggcggagaagaaggcggccAAGGCTGCTAAGAAGGCGGCCAAGGGCGAGGCGATGGATGATGACAGCGATTAA
- a CDS encoding GAR domain-containing protein has product MSDPPTQVIRHARHPTATSPPPKNRLTDDILANLGPRTVVDALNTATGALRACLTNSSSTERDFLLRTASASKAIWMWVDELQNWPWPTESSSAGFEMPSEKERKRKSMQLTVPDGDNDGYMGSLLAREVTQYERRLVEIQRDLDDLEIEDIKAHVLNNHILPLSRPGTPLTEFTRVGQLSSSSYNRMEDLTAVITAIVVQALPNLAKVTRLLHSWGLRLTVLRQVPPLLIAIEDAEVALKSGWNAISLPSTQTPQTYNKVSPREPTLTRNNFEVMKGMLEKQISRPGRSLDYMLDCLEGLVDTLPDDWLDRMTAVEQGYVEWVTVCERKVRETEWAAASARLQPPRSPSPLKKLVDVDESTVYGETLVADDSSSDAESTADANEGLAPIPLLLPRKNGTVAEPQKSRMASGASEAETVVPDSITKDVSSESEPDSPSFNITGEFAEPSQDLTGTFDGTREMSSPLGAAQPPTPTTEHNFSSSLVHTPETPNRHFPQDFDLDESPDLPPLRPIPFARPRSGIARELTVTRRSSSHFDGLSSDPPEISASPDLPRTRIREAEYIQASPPSSPPMRVADSRESSMPPFDSPLLGPNRSIDDLNLSINAIDDSFTDDFDDEISIYEYTGPFDRRGSTGDQQLQQQISQIIESIPAKIKLSTELPKVNLNPPDLQLPRVRKRPSVEPFRRSASNLSSRAGTPSFTLSPAKNARVRNRGQQEIKVYHLSRSTGEAPIKLFIRCVGEQGERVMVRVGGGWADLGEYLKEYANHHKRRSAGASNAKVEVLPDVPVTRRSNFGSSPTSRPHSALEMSPMSPLAVRKTRRSVGAMSSEVPRLHPRTPAVAPAQGEDGPSSGESNRSRSSSRLSWGEDESSFLGLAGPSGKKVEMSEENKAWVESVKEKVRIASGERKISSSSQFGELGKVGGTKRLFKRAEDRRDSRGSLR; this is encoded by the coding sequence ATGAGCGATCCGCCCACGCAAGTCATCCGGCATGCGCGGCATCCCACCGCTACCTCGCCGCCCCCTAAGAATCGCCTCACCGATGATATTCTGGCCAATCTTGGCCCGCGCACCGTCGTCGATGCCCTCAACACCGCTACCGGTGCCCTTCGGGCATGTCTGACGAATTCCTCGTCCACAGAGCGCGACTTTCTCTTGCGCACAGCTTCTGCGTCCAAAGCCATCTGGATGTGGGTCGACGAGTTGCAAAATTGGCCCTGGCCCACCGAATCTAGCTCTGCTGGGTTCGAGATGCCCAGCGAGAAGGAGCGCAAGAGGAAATCCATGCAGCTTACAGTACCTGATGGGGATAACGACGGTTATATGGGTAGCTTGCTGGCTCGAGAGGTTACTCAATATGAGCGGAGGCTGGTTGAGATCCAGCGCGATCTGGACGATCTCGAAATCGAGGATATCAAGGCGCATGTCCTCAACAACCACATCCTACCGCTTTCCAGGCCGGGTACACCCCTCACCGAGTTCACCAGGGTCGGGCAGCTGTCCAGTTCCAGTTATAACCGCATGGAGGATCTCACCGCCGTCATCACCGCCATTGTCGTCCAGGCTCTGCCCAACCTGGCCAAAGTGACCCGGTTGCTGCATTCCTGGGGCTTACGGCTCACAGTTCTACGCCAGGTTCCTCCTTTGTTAATCGCTATTGAGGATGCTGAAGTTGCTCTCAAGTCGGGATGGAACGCTATTTCGTTGCCCTCGACTCAGACACCGCAGACCTACAACAAGGTCTCTCCACGAGAACCGACGTTAACAAGGAATAATTTCGAGGTGATGAAGGGGATGCTGGAGAAGCAGATTTCACGCCCAGGCCGCTCCCTCGATTACATGCTTGATTGCTTAGAAGGATTGGTCGACACACTCCCAGACGACTGGCTGGATCGCATGACCGCTGTGGAACAGGGCTACGTTGAATGGGTTACAGTCTGCGAAAGGAAGGTTAGGGAGACTGAATGGGCTGCCGCATCTGCTCGACTGCAACCACCTCGATCCCCTTCGCCACTGAAGAAACTTGTCGACGTCGACGAATCTACCGTTTACGGCGAAACCCTGGTTGCCGACGACTCTTCTAGTGATGCAGAGAGCACCGCAGACGCCAACGAGGGCCTCGCGCCCATTCCACTACTATTGCCGCGCAAGAACGGAACAGTGGCTGAACCGCAGAAGTCCAGAATGGCTTCTGGTGCATCCGAGGCCGAGACAGTTGTGCCAGACTCAATCACGAAAGATGTGTCGTCAGAAAGCGAGCCTGATAGTCCTTCCTTCAACATCACCGGCGAGTTTGCAGAGCCGAGCCAAGATTTGACTGGAACCTTTGATGGTACAAGGGAGATGTCATCTCCCTTGGGGGCAGCTCAACCTCCCACACCGACTACCGAGCATAACTTTAGCTCTTCGTTGGTTCACACCCCCGAAACACCCAACCGTCACTTCCCCCAGGATTTCGACCTCGACGAGTCTCCGGATCTGCCACCTCTTCGTCCTATCCCTTTCGCCAGGCCAAGGAGCGGCATTGCTCGAGAGCTTACTGTCACTCGTCGGTCGTCAAGCCATTTCGATGGCTTGTCCAGTGACCCCCCTGAAATATCCGCTTCTCCCGATCTTCCTCGTACTCGAATTCGGGAGGCCGAGTACATTCAAGCTAGCCCACCTAGCTCTCCGCCTATGCGAGTAGCTGATTCGCGTGAATCGTCTATGCCTCCCTTTGATAGTCCTCTGTTGGGACCCAACCGGAGCATCGATGACCTCAACCTGTCGATTAATGCGATCGATGACTCGTTTACGGATGACTTTGACGACGAAATTTCCATCTACGAGTATACAGGTCCTTTTGATCGTCGAGGGAGCACAGGCGACCAGCAACTGCAGCAACAAATCAGCCAAATCATTGAGTCTATTCCTGCAAAGATTAAGCTGTCGACCGAGTTGCCTAAGGTCAACTTGAACCCGCCAGACTTGCAATTACCGCGGGTACGAAAGAGACCCTCTGTAGAGCCATTCCGCAGGAGCGCTTCGAATCTTTCCTCTAGAGCAGGAACACCTTCGTTTACGCTCTCGCCGGCCAAGAATGCGAGGGTCCGGAATCGTGGTCAGCAGGAGATCAAGGTCTACCATCTCTCTCGGTCGACTGGCGAGGCCCCGATCAAGCTGTTCATCCGCTGCGTTGGAGAGCAAGGCGAACGTGTCATGGTCCGCGTCGGTGGTGGCTGGGCAGATCTTGGAGAGTACCTCAAGGAGTATGCTAACCATCACAAACGGCGATCCGCCGGCGCGTCCAatgccaaggtcgaggtcCTCCCTGATGTGCCTGTTACCCGAAGATCCAACTTTGGATCGAGCCCAACAAGCCGACCACATTCGGCACTCGAGATGTCTCCCATGTCACCCCTCGCTGTCCGTAAGACGCGACGAAGTGTTGGAGCCATGAGCAGTGAGGTCCCGAGACTCCATCCCAGGACACCTGCCGTGGCACCTGCACAGGGCGAGGATGGTCCGTCGTCAGGAGAATCCAACCGATCGAGGTCTAGTTCTCGACTTAGTTGGGGCGAGGACGAAAGCTCATTCCTGGGACTTGCAGGACCCTCGGGCAAGAAGGTTGAGATGAGCGAGGAGAACAAGGCATGGGTCGAAAGCGTGAAAGAGAAGGTTAGAATTGCAAGCGGCGAACGAAAGATCTCGTCAAGCAGTCAGTTTGGTGAGCTGGGTAAAGTAGGCGGCACGAAGCGATTATTCAAAAGAGCCGAAGACCGTCGAGATTCAAGAGGAAGCCTTCGATAA
- a CDS encoding SAC3-GANP domain-containing protein, with the protein MPRKWIDKKSAQHFTLVHRPQNDPLIHDENAPSMVLNPTQTKKGSSKSKDLDDLASELGYEAENIRANEGEAASYGVYYDDTEYDYMQHLRDLNTGGGEVVFVESTATANKGKGKQKQSLEDALKKLDIDQEAGDILDEDILPSKNLTRVTYEAQQDIPDSIKGFQPDMDPRLREVLEALDDDAYVDEEDDDLFQQLAKDGRELDDYEFEDTQFDEDDGWESDATAKPNKEYKNDEVPQLVKAPAEHPEEGPSQDWLEDFKQFKKEQKSGRAPAAPSEMQSNWTTTTNGGRRKKRKGALTDASSYSMTSSSLVRTEQMTLLDARFDKIEERYNEDLDDDMQSMSAVSTMSTVQGPIRGDFDNIMDDFLGNFTKPGKRTSKKTKAQTGLEQLDEIRKGLGPARIRGDSNRSKRNKRSSRPADKSDNEGKRKSNKDANMSDSGKQKKWKGEERKRKNGDIKKAFEGVKPPKKAPKDAQANGFNPFTSTRDNESRPTSSSSAESQTDGIPKAYHSNDPQARKVYEQLRKDNIFPPPWPSQPGDPKNKGEVSKFREKYEAYRRKARASLTKAGLIDDPDKRKTLQDAIDFKGICEDMCPEYEKIQRINEMDVHQPEKNPRTTFPNTRRMVKKLARSAAGQEAPLPMDVRSVPALRRTLDYLIDELLRNDDNLPSLHGFLWDRTRAIRRDFTFFSSLNPEEMKTQVYVLENIARFHVTALHLLSQEGNAPEDFVEQQELEQLGKALLSLRDAYDDCNDQGIRCENEPEFRAYYLIFHAFDSNIIETLQRQWKPNLWKDSDAVRTAASLVEALQNTQDFHGPIKDAPSMAASAAYHSYFRIVEDPKVSYTMACFAEIHFPPLRRSILTTIKKSLARPRETAKDVTAAVLNKFLRFDTIDEAIDFAELHEFEFGECEDDPSDIARKYLKLDNRKRLPHHRYQHQFSESLVEKKRGSRPLPDLIHQTIHEDPNAPKPTTNGDGEGSLFVTDEPEPAAQPQPVEPSKPNSTTTNPFSSFKPNGVLGSNNAVNGNSGTLLNGNASASASPFQQSTPQQNPFAPTPAPAAEPAKPAVNPFATATTSTLPSFLISTPGSTTPSSQEPAAATTTATATSNPFAPSTTPSASTGPAQSSPFAWPPTSESQTPKAPSFPSFTPQPTVPSNDAPTPPSKVDKPASLLPQAPATPAVEPAKKIDNNAVPPSSGPTVDAFRHLKPTPPPLGSVAKPISGLGIGTPLPSADKQDNPAPSVLSSSPAVTSTPQLSFPAFSTPSYQPSPLGITPPQPATTSPPKPTIQTPQPPTLPPAPPAPPQPPRDLIGDFTKWYVLGDEGMLGDFQAFMLDNILQGVYRKFVKDKERKRQKEEEEQALAKATEFRRYTLSVRYFYRWRDTARELRLSQLRRSGREQMRVYYEAQRAAQVKAQKAEARRAAREKAELAELNRHRPEELMDLLKHKKPGKRRQSEEDALLASGVLSGVGNEREVIAQIVHGPPSVNGTVSSQQSRLSRASTTKGGSKTRALREQLLGDRSSTFRRSLPPSMSGNGSSPEPSSRVSKVSERWRLKAMGIVQMPDGTAMPESLANEIQYGKKRHSGTGTMGPPSSSFIRRASVSDLARSEGGHRLSSSHGAIDTTEFDGTAANNKRKRAAEDDDDTPQQGASNTHKRVMSDAQKLISELRAMRAEMEEGASWFHDQNERLQSEMISRGSTPWDQGS; encoded by the exons ATGCCTCGAAAGTGGAT CGACAAGAAGTCGGCGCAGCACTTCACCCTCGTCCACCGGCCGCAAAATGACCCGCTCATCCACGACGAAAATGCGCCTTCCATGGTGCTCAACCCTACTCAGACCAAGAAGGGTTCCTCAAAGTCGAAAGATCTAGACGATTTGGCCTCCGAGCTGGGCTACGAGGCCGAGAACATCCGCGCAAACGAAGGCGAGGCTGCCAGCTATGGCGTCTACTACGATGATACCGAGTATGATTACATGCAGCATCTGCGCGATCTCAACACTGGAGGAGGTGAGGTTGTGTTTGTCGAATCAACTGCGACAgccaacaagggcaagggaaAGCAGAAGCAGTCGCTTGAGGATgcgctcaagaagctggatATTGATCAAGAGGCCGGCGATATTCTCGATGAGGACATTCTGCCTTCAAAGAACCTCACTAGGGTCACATATGAGGCCCAGCAAGATATCCCAGACTCCATCAAGGGCTTCCAGCCGGATATGGACCCACGGCTACGAGAGGTTCTCGAGGCTCTGGACGACGACGCTTATgtggatgaagaggatgacgaccTTTTCCAGCAGCTCGCCAAGGATGGACGAGAACTAGACGACTACGAGTTTGAGGATACACAGTTTGATGAGGACGATGGTTGGGAGTCGGATGCCACGGCAAAGCCCAACAAGGAGTACAAAAACGATGAGGTGCCCCAGCTTGTCAAGGCGCCAGCAGAGCACCCGGAAGAGGGCCCTTCGCAGGACTGGCTTGAAGATTTCAAGCAGTTCAAGAAGGAGCAGAAGAGCGGCCGCGCACCAGCGGCGCCGTCTGAGATGCAGTCCAACTGGACCACCACAACAAACGGTGGCCGAcgcaagaagagaaagggtGCCCTGACCGATGCGTCAAGCTACTCCATGACATCTTCGTCGTTGGTGCGAACTGAGCAAATGACATTGCTTGATGCCAGGTTCGACAAGATTGAGGAGCGGTACAACGAGGACCTTGACGACGACATGCAGTCCATGTCGGCCGTGTCTACCATGTCCACCGTCCAGGGCCCAATCCGCGGCGACTTTGATAACATCATGGACGACTTCCTTGGAAATTTCACCAAGCCAGGAAAGAGAACATcaaagaagaccaaggcccAGACAGGGCTCGAACAGCTGGATGAGATTCGAAAGGGGCTGGGTCCTGCTCGGATTCGAG GCGACTCGAACCGGTCCAAGCGAAACAAGCGATCCTCGCGACCTGCCGACAAGAGCGACAACGAGGGCAAGCGAAAGTCGAACAAAGACGCCAACATGAGCGACAGCGGGAAGCAGAAGAAGTGGAAGGGGGAGGAGCGGAAGAGAAAGAACGGCGACATAAAGAAGGCCTTTGAAGGTGTCAAACCCCCCAAGAAGGCGCCCAAGGACGCGCAGGCCAACGGATTCAATCCCTTCACGTCGACGCGTGATAACGAATCGCGACcaacctcgtcctcgagTGCCGAATCGCAAACTGACGGAATCCCGAAAGCGTACCACTCGAACGATCCGCAGGCTAGAAAGGTTTACGAGCAGCTTCGaaaagataatatctttcctCCGCCGTGGCCGTCGCAGCCCGGTGACCCCAAGAACAAGGGCGAGGTCTCCAAGTTTCGCGAAAAGTACGAGGCCTACCGCCGCAAGGCGCGCGCGTCGTTGACAAAGGCTGGCCTGATCGACGATCCGGACAAGCGAAAGACTCTTCAAGATGCCATTGACTTCAAGGGTATTTGCGAGGACATGTGCCCCGAGTACGAAAAGATCCAGCGCATCAACGAAATGGACGTCCACCAACCTGAAAAGAACCCGAGGACGACATTTCCCAACACCCGTCGCatggtcaagaagctcgcgCGCTCAGCTGCCGGTCAAGAAGCCCCTCTTCCTATGGACGTGCGATCGGTGCCGGCTCTCCGGAGGACGTTGGACTACCTAATTGACGAACTGCTGCGAAACGACGACAACCTACCAAGCTTGCACGGCTTTCTCTGGGATCGTACACGAGCAATTCGCCGAGACTTTACCTTTTTCTCATCGCTCAATCCCGAAGAGATGAAAACACAGGTCTATGTACTGGAGAACATTGCGCGATTCCACGTCACAGCACTCCACCTCCTCTCCCAGGAAGGCAATGCACCAGAAGACTTTGTCGAGCAGCAGGAACTTGAGCAACTTGGAAAagctcttctttccctccGCGACGCATATGACGACTGTAACGACCAGGGCATCCGGTGCGAGAACGAACCCGAGTTCCGAGCTTACTACCTTATTTTCCACGCCTTTGATTCGAACATTATTGAGACGCTACAGCGACAATGGAAGCCGAACCTGTGGAAAGACTCTGACGCGGTTCGAACGGCAGCCTCACTCGTCGAGGCTCTTCAAAATACCCAAGACTTTCACGGACCGATCAAGGACGCACCTTCAATGGCCGCCTCTGCAGCATACCATTCGTATTTCCGGATAGTCGAAGACCCTAAGGTTTCATACACCATGGCTTGTTTCGCAGAGATCCATTTCCCCCCGCTTCGTCGCTCCATCTTGACGACGATCAAAAAATCACTAGCCCGGCCTCGAGAGACAGCCAAGGACGTCACAGCCGCCGTCCTCAACAAGTTCCTTCGGTTCGACACTATAGACGAAGCAATTGACTTTGCAGAGCTTCACGAGTTCGAATTTGGCGAATGCGAAGACGACCCGTCGGATATCGCCCGCAAATATCTCAAACTGGACAACCGCAAACGTCTCCCTCACCACCGTTATCAACACCAGTTCTCTGAGAGTTTGGTAGAGAAGAAACGCGGCTCCAGGCCTCTACCAGACCTTATTCATCAGACAATACACGAAGATCCTAATGCCCCGAAGCCAACGACTAATGGAGATGGCGAGGGGAGTCTCTTTGTCACGGATGAACCGGAGCCAGCGGCACAGCCACAGCCTGTTGAACCATCAAAACCTAACAGTACGACAACAAaccccttctcctctttcaaGCCGAATGGAGTTTTGGGTAGCAACAATGCTGTTAACGGCAACTCAG GGACTTTACTCAACGGGAACGCTTCAGCCTCTGCCTCCCCCTTTCAGCAGTCAACGCCTCAGCAGAACCCCTTTGCTCCGACACCAGCACCGGCAGCAGAGCCTGCGAAGCCAGCTGTCAATCCATTTGCAACAGCTACTACCTCGACTCTGCCGTCGTTCTTAATCAGCACCCCTGGCAGTACAACACCCAGCTCCCAGGAGCCAGCTGCTGCTACAACAACAGCTACGGCTACGTCAAATCCGTTTGCTCCGTCTACTACACCATCGGCTTCGACTGGTCCCGCCCAGAGCAGCCCATTTGCCTGGCCGCCTACGTCTGAATCCCAAACGCCTAAAGCTCCTAGCTTTCCCTCTTTCACACCCCAACCTACTGTACCATCAAATGATGCTCCAACACCTCCGAGCAAGGTGGACAAGCCTGCGAGCCTGCTGCCTCAAGCTCCAGCAACTCCTGCAGTTGAACCAGCAAAGAAGATCGATAACAATGCAGTTCCTCCATCCTCTGGGCCAACCGTTGACGCTTTTCGGCATCTGAAGCCTACTCCACCTCCGTTGGGCAGCGTGGCTAAACCGATCAGTGGGCTTGGCATTGGAACACCACTGCCCTCAGCCGACAAGCAGGACAACCCAGCACCAAGTGTTCTCAGCTCCAGTCCGGCTGTTACATCAACGCCTCAACTGTCGTTTCCTGCCTTTTCGACCCCATCCTATCAGCCTTCACCACTAGGCATcactcctcctcagcctgctACTACTTCACCTCCCAAACCAACAATCCAGACACCACAACCGCCAACTCTTCCGCCAGCCCCTCCAGCTCCACCACAACCGCCTCGTGATCTCATCGGAGACTTCACGAAGTGGTACGTGCTTGGCGATGAAGGCATGCTTGGAGACTTCCAAGCCTTTATGCTGGACAACATCCTGCAGGGCGTATACCGGAAGTTTGTGAAGGACAAAGAAAGGAAACGacagaaggaagaagaagaacaggCACTTGCCAAAGCAACCGAGTTCCGCAGATACACCCTTTCAGTCAGATACTTCTACCGCTGGAGGGACACGGCACGCGAGCTACGACTTAGCCAGCTTCGTCGCAGCGGTCGAGAGCAAATGAGAGTGTACTACGAAGCTCAGCGAGCAGCACAAGTCAAGGCTCAAAAGGCTGAGGCTCGACGAGCAGCACGAGAAAAGGCTGAGCTTGCGGAGCTGAACCGGCACCGCCCGGAAGAGCTCATGGATCTTCTCAAGCACAAGAAGCCAGGCAAACGTCGACAGTCAGAGGAGGATGCTCTCCTCGCTAGCGGTGTGTTGTCAGGAGTTGGCAACGAGCGAGAGGTCATCGCACAGATTGTACATGGACCACCATCTGTGAACGGCACAGTGTCTAGTCAACAGTCGAGGCTTTCCAGGGCATCTACCACTAAGGGCGGATCCAAGACGCGAGCTCTACGAGAGCAGCTCCTTGGGGATAGGTCCTCCACCTTCCGACGCTCGCTACCTCCGTCGATGTCAGGGAACGGATCAAGCCCTGAGCCAAGCAGCCGTGTCAGCAAAGTATCAGAACGCTGGCGgctcaaggccatgggcATCGTTCAGATGCCAGACGGCACAGCCATGCCAGAGTCACTGGCAAACGAGATTCAGTACGGCAAGAAAAGACACTCGGGAACCGGTACCATGGGGCCGCCTAGTAGCAGCTTCATCCGTCGAGCCTCGGTGAGCGACCTCGCCCGTTCCGAAGGGGGACATCGCCTATCCAGCTCGCACGGAGCCATCGACACGACCGAGTTTGACGGCACAGCCGCTAATAACAAACGGAAGCGTGCCgcagaggatgatgacgacacACCTCAACAAGGGGCTTCCAACACGCACAAGCGCGTCATGAGCGACGCGCAGAAGCTGATCAGCGAACTTCGCGCTATGAGGGcggagatggaagaagggGCTTCCTGGTTCCACGATCAAAACGAGAGATTACAGAGCGAGATGATTAGCCGCGGCTCGACGCCGTGGGATCAAGGTTCATGA